One segment of Paenibacillus rhizovicinus DNA contains the following:
- a CDS encoding RtcB family protein, whose amino-acid sequence MQSNNPYFTQPTNPYYRRIDLPAGDLHVFAHDELFHAMGNKVLEMANNNLQIPHIRYMSYTPDAHVGVGTCIGTTAVWGAEDGFVSPSIVGSDIGCGMRVHLTNLQASELQDVKLRRKLVKAIEKRIPVENHARGYFSDIRLEDVLRKGLHGLPGKYVPDAYTPRKATSLTHVESSRFHFDEEALNRIPEPVWHRSHRQLGTLGGGNHFIEIQAISLNEENRPIAESWGLRDGQVAIMIHSGSRAWGGAVNQYSGSEVVKTMHRLGLGTSDPKLVFAPLGSEAGQTYANLMYSALNFAVANRHLMAFAVRDAFKETFGAQAETRTLYDLMHNYACEEEHDGEALFVHRKGTTRALPAGHADNPEPYRETGHPALIPGSMGTSSYLMVGAQDGGRNYHSICHGAGRVRSRNATKQLVTVDEFAASMRIGREDEIVVNHRGLEAILDESPQAYKDVDRIIDSVVNARLADVVAKCRPLAVVKGV is encoded by the coding sequence ATGCAATCAAACAACCCTTACTTTACGCAACCAACAAACCCTTATTATCGGCGAATCGATCTGCCTGCCGGCGATTTGCACGTCTTCGCCCACGACGAATTATTTCATGCCATGGGGAACAAAGTTCTCGAGATGGCGAACAACAATTTGCAAATTCCCCATATCCGCTATATGAGCTATACGCCGGACGCGCATGTCGGGGTCGGCACCTGCATCGGCACGACGGCCGTCTGGGGAGCGGAGGACGGATTCGTCTCGCCTTCCATCGTCGGCAGCGATATCGGCTGCGGCATGCGGGTCCATCTGACGAACCTGCAGGCAAGCGAATTGCAGGACGTGAAGCTGCGCCGCAAGCTGGTGAAGGCGATCGAGAAACGCATTCCGGTGGAAAATCACGCGCGTGGCTACTTCTCCGATATCCGGCTGGAGGATGTGCTGCGCAAAGGGCTGCACGGTCTCCCCGGCAAATACGTGCCGGATGCCTATACGCCGAGAAAAGCGACATCGCTCACGCATGTCGAGAGCAGCCGCTTCCACTTTGACGAAGAAGCGCTGAACCGCATTCCGGAGCCGGTGTGGCATCGGTCGCACCGCCAGCTCGGAACGCTGGGCGGCGGCAATCACTTCATCGAAATCCAGGCGATCAGCCTCAACGAAGAGAACCGGCCTATCGCGGAGAGCTGGGGGCTGCGGGACGGCCAAGTGGCGATCATGATCCACTCCGGCTCCCGTGCATGGGGCGGAGCGGTCAATCAATACAGCGGCTCCGAGGTCGTCAAGACGATGCATCGGCTCGGGCTTGGCACGAGCGATCCGAAGCTCGTGTTCGCGCCGCTCGGCAGCGAAGCCGGGCAGACGTACGCCAATCTGATGTACTCCGCGCTGAACTTCGCCGTGGCGAATCGCCATCTGATGGCCTTCGCTGTCCGCGATGCGTTCAAAGAGACGTTCGGCGCCCAGGCGGAGACGCGCACGCTGTACGATCTGATGCACAATTACGCGTGCGAGGAAGAACACGATGGCGAGGCGCTCTTCGTGCATCGCAAAGGCACGACGCGCGCTCTGCCGGCCGGCCATGCCGACAATCCCGAGCCGTACCGGGAAACGGGCCATCCCGCGCTTATCCCGGGCTCCATGGGCACATCCTCGTACTTGATGGTCGGCGCGCAGGACGGCGGCCGGAACTATCACTCCATCTGCCACGGAGCAGGCCGGGTTCGTTCGCGGAACGCGACGAAGCAGCTGGTCACGGTGGATGAGTTCGCCGCTTCCATGCGCATCGGCCGGGAAGACGAGATCGTCGTCAATCACCGCGGGCTGGAAGCCATCCTCGACGAATCGCCGCAAGCGTACAAAGACGTCGACCGCATCATCGACAGCGTCGTGAACGCAAGACTGGCCGACGTTGTCGCCAAGTGCCGCCCTCTAGCGGTTGTGAAAGGAGTGTGA
- a CDS encoding AAA family ATPase — protein MGMKRMNVQLQPAAEPPFIVRADRFAGASPDAGSYFNYIAIVQAIADFLSRRFGTAFRLYYQDDGNEVWNGLEADLSAGYEGIEHAASLFDLVETSVFEFTGDPGQNQSGYTIRPAVRNNLFIYTQHRVAMARVPRLTAHGLGYEDLIFGENDEGMLRFLEELRTRQLANPKIVVFTDTKEGLEQNRESASAPVTRDEVFMDEELKTQIYRSIDEFFSEDRSFFQTYGIPYKRGILLYGKPGNGKTTLVKSISTTASAPVAYWQITEYTSSGSIQEVFAAATQMAPMVLVIEDIDSMPNACRSYFLNTLDGATSKEGIYLIGTTNYPEKIDPALMNRAGRFDRAYEVKTPNESLRLSYLMHKGLGRFADEETVARAARAAEGFSLAQLSELYASAALQMHYEHVVNLEQLIAEMQSDYAKGRSREWLTDNASRKLGFM, from the coding sequence ATGGGTATGAAACGAATGAATGTACAGCTGCAGCCGGCGGCTGAACCGCCGTTTATCGTCCGTGCCGATCGTTTCGCCGGCGCGTCGCCGGACGCGGGAAGCTATTTCAACTACATCGCGATCGTGCAGGCGATCGCGGATTTTCTGAGCCGACGCTTCGGAACGGCCTTCCGCCTTTATTATCAGGATGACGGCAACGAAGTGTGGAACGGCCTCGAAGCGGATCTGTCGGCCGGTTACGAGGGGATCGAGCATGCGGCGAGCCTGTTCGACCTCGTCGAGACGAGCGTGTTCGAGTTTACGGGCGATCCCGGGCAGAACCAAAGCGGTTATACGATTCGGCCTGCCGTGCGCAACAACCTGTTCATCTATACGCAGCACCGCGTCGCGATGGCCCGCGTGCCCCGCTTGACGGCGCACGGCCTCGGCTACGAGGATCTCATCTTCGGCGAGAACGACGAAGGGATGCTCCGGTTTCTGGAGGAGCTGAGGACGCGCCAGCTTGCGAATCCTAAAATCGTCGTATTCACCGATACCAAGGAAGGATTGGAGCAGAACCGGGAGTCGGCGTCCGCGCCCGTTACCCGGGACGAGGTGTTCATGGATGAAGAGCTGAAGACGCAGATTTACCGCTCGATCGACGAGTTCTTCTCGGAGGACCGGTCGTTCTTCCAGACGTACGGCATTCCGTATAAGAGAGGTATCCTGCTGTACGGCAAGCCCGGCAACGGCAAGACCACGCTGGTCAAATCCATATCGACGACCGCATCCGCTCCCGTCGCGTATTGGCAGATCACGGAATATACGAGCAGCGGATCGATTCAGGAAGTATTCGCGGCCGCGACGCAAATGGCGCCGATGGTGCTCGTCATCGAGGATATCGACTCGATGCCGAACGCCTGCCGTTCGTACTTCCTGAACACGCTGGACGGGGCCACGTCGAAGGAAGGCATCTACCTGATCGGCACGACGAACTATCCGGAGAAAATCGACCCCGCCCTCATGAACCGGGCCGGCCGCTTCGACCGCGCTTACGAAGTGAAGACGCCGAACGAATCATTGCGCCTGTCTTACCTGATGCACAAAGGCTTGGGGCGCTTCGCGGACGAGGAGACGGTCGCCCGCGCGGCGCGAGCGGCGGAAGGCTTCTCGCTGGCCCAGCTAAGCGAGTTGTACGCCTCCGCTGCTTTACAAATGCATTACGAGCATGTCGTGAATTTGGAGCAGCTGATCGCCGAGATGCAGTCGGATTATGCCAAAGGGCGCAGCCGCGAATGGCTGACGGACAATGCGTCCAGGAAGCTTGGGTTCATGTAG
- a CDS encoding SEC-C metal-binding domain-containing protein, producing the protein MIKNTKVGRNDPCPCGSGLKYKKCCLSKDEASRALQAQAQVSAAPASISFENEQLYIAVPETIEEMYASIDRIAWSQPPYGSLAKELVPHLADRFTWDEINATVLIWFAYSRENAPIVPKPGVVFAALEYSLSLLTGRQDVTKAEVAKRYEVSAGSVSKRIGELAPFVDRAIEALNGEH; encoded by the coding sequence ATGATCAAGAATACCAAAGTGGGCCGGAACGACCCATGTCCCTGCGGCAGCGGGCTGAAATACAAGAAATGCTGCTTGTCCAAGGACGAGGCGTCCCGTGCCTTGCAAGCCCAAGCGCAGGTCTCGGCAGCGCCTGCTTCGATCTCGTTCGAAAACGAGCAATTATACATCGCCGTACCCGAGACGATCGAAGAGATGTACGCGTCGATCGACCGCATCGCTTGGTCTCAGCCTCCATACGGCAGCCTGGCCAAAGAGCTCGTCCCGCATCTTGCCGATCGTTTCACATGGGACGAAATCAATGCGACGGTACTGATTTGGTTCGCTTATTCCAGAGAAAACGCGCCGATCGTGCCGAAGCCGGGCGTCGTGTTCGCCGCGCTGGAATACAGCCTGTCCTTGCTGACCGGACGCCAAGACGTGACCAAAGCCGAGGTCGCGAAGCGGTACGAAGTGTCCGCGGGCAGCGTGTCCAAACGGATCGGCGAGCTCGCTCCATTCGTGGATCGCGCGATTGAAGCCTTGAACGGCGAGCACTAA